Within the Pseudomonas fulva genome, the region CTCGTGGGCCAGCGCCGCCGACATCTGCCCCAGGGCCGCCAGCTTGGCGGCTTGTACCAGGCCATCCTGGGCGGTGCGCAAGGCGGCGGTACGCTGTTCGACAAGGGCCTGCAGTTCGTCGGCGGTGCGTTGGCGCAGACGGGCGATGCGCCAGCGCTGGTGCAGCACCAGGCCCAGCAGAAACAGCGCCAGCCAGGCGCCGCCCGCGGCCAGGGCCGCGGTGTAGCTGCTGCCGGCCAGGCTGCGGGTATCGAGCAGCAGGTGCAGGGTCCAGCCCTCGCTGGCCAGCTCGCGGGTTTCCCACAGGTAATCACCGGCCAGCTCGCGGTCGGTGACACGCACCAGGCGGCCATCATCGGCCAGGGCCTGGCGCTGTCGATAATGCAGGGGCGCCAGCGGCTTCTTGTCATACTGGCGGGTGGCGGCCAGGGTTTCACGCGTGGCCGCGGAAATCGGGCGCAGCTCGCGGTAGCGCCAGGCCGGGCGGTTGGCGATGAAGGTGATGCCCTGGTGGTCGCTGACCAGCAGCACGTGGGGGCTCTGGCTCCAGGCCTGCTCGATGCCGGGAAATTCCAGCTTGACCACCACGGTGCCGAGAAACCGCCCGCTGCCGTCGCGCACCGCGTGGGACAGGAAATAGCCGGAAATGCCGCTGGTCACGCCCACGGCATAGAAGCGCCCGGTGTCGTGTTCGCGGGCTTCGCTGAAGTAGGGGCGGAAGCTGTAGTCGTGGCCCACATAGCTGGTCGGCAGGCGCCAGTTGCTGGCCGCCACGCCCAGGCCATCGGCGTTCATCACCTGCAGCGTGGAGGAGTGGGCCGCGGTGTTGATGGCTTCGAGCTTGATGTTCAGGCGGTGTTGCAGCCTCGGGGTGAGCGGGCTCTGCAGCGCCTCGGTGAGCTCCGGGTCGAGCGCCAGCACGGCAGGCAGGGCGCGGTAGCGGTCGATCAGGGTCTGCAGCGTGCCGGCGTAGGCCGCCAGTTGCTCCTGCGCCTGGCTGCCGGCTTCGGCGAGGCGCTGGCGCTCGGCCTGGCGTTCGGCCAGGTAGGCGGACAGGCACAGGCCGGCCAGCAACAGGGCAGTCAGCAGGGCGATGCGCAGGGAGCGGGATGACTTCAACGCGGGTCAGCCAGGGCAGGTGGGGCGGCCGACGATAGCACAGACCCTGGGCCGATCAGTCCCGTGAAGCGGGGTGGTCGCGACGCCATTGCTGCAGCTCGATCACCTGGCCGGTCTTGCGGGGCGCCGCTGGCACGGCGGCTTCGACTACCGGTGGCAGGGCCTCTGGCGGCTCGCGAAAGGGGTAGGGATCGAGCTCGATGGTGCCCACGTGAGCACCGAACATGACGATGCGCCCGGCATGACGCTGCTCGCCGGTCACCGTGAATTCGAACCCGTAGATCCGCGCGAAACGGCGGTTGCCCCGGCCATCGCGCACCAGGCCGAAGCGCTGGAAGGCCACGTTGCCGTCGAGCAGCTCGATATCCAGCTTGGCGCAGTGCTGCTTGACCCGCGTCAGCGCCCGCTCGCGGATGCCGTGGCCGTGCCACAGCCAGGCCGCGCCGGCGGCGAGCAGCATCAGGATGAACAGGTTGCCGAGGGTCAGCATGGCAGGCGAACTCGTGACGAAGAGCGCCCAGCTTACCCGATCCACGGTGACAGTTGCCGCCGTGAGTCGGTGTCAGGTCCGCTCTCCGTTGCCGGTGCGTCAGCTGGCCAGGCCATGGGGGCTGATCGGCAGCGGCGTGACCGGCGCGGGCGCCTGCAGGCCGAGACGCTCGAACATCACCCGGGCGATTTCCCGCTCGCCCATCACC harbors:
- a CDS encoding ATP-binding protein; translated protein: MKSSRSLRIALLTALLLAGLCLSAYLAERQAERQRLAEAGSQAQEQLAAYAGTLQTLIDRYRALPAVLALDPELTEALQSPLTPRLQHRLNIKLEAINTAAHSSTLQVMNADGLGVAASNWRLPTSYVGHDYSFRPYFSEAREHDTGRFYAVGVTSGISGYFLSHAVRDGSGRFLGTVVVKLEFPGIEQAWSQSPHVLLVSDHQGITFIANRPAWRYRELRPISAATRETLAATRQYDKKPLAPLHYRQRQALADDGRLVRVTDRELAGDYLWETRELASEGWTLHLLLDTRSLAGSSYTAALAAGGAWLALFLLGLVLHQRWRIARLRQRTADELQALVEQRTAALRTAQDGLVQAAKLAALGQMSAALAHEINQPLTALQVHLGTLRMILADGELEEARQSLVRHEELLQRMAALAGHLKTYARKSPGGLRETLELGAVLDKALQLLEPRLRDVEVTIQRTPEQPAWVAGDAIRLEQVLVNLIRNALDAMHNQPAPHLIIELLLVDGHWLLHIDDIGSGIAAEALPHLFDPFFTTKPVGDGLGLGLAVSYAIVRELDGDLQAANRPGGGARFTLRLPAATAPQELP
- a CDS encoding DUF3301 domain-containing protein — protein: MLTLGNLFILMLLAAGAAWLWHGHGIRERALTRVKQHCAKLDIELLDGNVAFQRFGLVRDGRGNRRFARIYGFEFTVTGEQRHAGRIVMFGAHVGTIELDPYPFREPPEALPPVVEAAVPAAPRKTGQVIELQQWRRDHPASRD